AGCACGGAAATGTGTCATTGCTGCAAGCTCTGAAAACCCACAAATATTACGCAAGGACTTAACTCCTCTGCTTGTGATCAGAGATAACTCTGACATTCAGTCCGTGGTAGAGGAGAGGGTTGTGTCTAGGCCTGAGCACAGTGGGCTCTACTACAAGACTTTACTCCAGCAGAAATTACAGGAGAGCAATGCACGTCTGTGCACGGATGTGTCCCAGACCATCAAACAGGTGTATGGCAATGCCACAAAGGAGATCCGCATGGCCACAACCCACCTGAACAGCTCCCAGAACGGCATCATCAACGCTTCCCACAGCATCCGACTCATTCTGGAGGACCTCAAGTCCGTCTCAGAGAAAATGGACATTATCACCAGCTGTTATCTGCTCCCCGAAATTACCATCCCCTCCACTCCCACTACCCCTATTCCCGGACAGTGATGTTCCTTATTATGTTCCTCATTCAATGTTTTCATATGTCTTATGTAGGCTAAACAATGGACTGCGGTATCATTATTTGTAAGAGGCACTTGCATTCGGTGAATAAATTATGCATGCCATTATATTATTGCTACTCCATGTTATTCGGGTAATATTCAGATAGCTTATTCATTGTAGTTGGTCATCGCAAAGGATGCTTATTGGTCTCGATCATACATTAAAGTATTTAGCTGTTCACATTCACAACCATATAAGATGTCTTGTCAAGCACTGTATTTTCCAAAGCACCAAACCTTGTAGATCTAGTGCACAGCCCACTTTTGTGGTGTCAGTAAGACACTGCAAGTGATGGGACTGCTGTGGTCATGTTTGTATAGGCCTAGAGTTGAAGAAGCTACAGAATCcgcatttataaaaataaaaaaaattctagGACATTCATATGTCAGTCATTGAACTGCAATAGGCCTCTACTTCAGAGAACATTGAAGGAGCAGTTTCAAAACTTTAAGATCCATTCCATTCCTATACAGTGTAATCTTACCAAAGATATAAAAAGTGTTATAAAATTGAAGAACAGTTTTAATCCAATGGGAATCCAGAAGGTTTGATCAGCCATTGCTTTTGCAGAGTCACTGTCATGTCGCGTGAGGCTGAGCATCTGGCTTGGCTCCCAGGAAGTGCATGCTGAAAGTGATCCATTCTCCCAAGGTCATCTGAAGGGCATGTCTGATCTCACTGCTGCGGCCATAAACCAGAGACACTCCATCGAGTTGATTCTCTGTCAGCAGCTGCTGATATTTCACTGGAAAGTTCAGCTTCTCCATCTAGAGAACAATGCAGACATGACATTGAGACACACTGATATATATTTGAAATGATGCCATTAGACATGGTTGGGCGTCATTTGCTTATTCTAATGGGCCAACGGGGGTTCATGGAAAATGTTCTGGTGGGTGGGAAGTTCCATCATTGGCGATGGCTTGCATAGGACTACCGTATGCAGTGCTGCTGCTATGAATGCAAGGCTTGTGAGCTGAGGGCTATTAGCATACTTCTCTCCTGAAACCGCTAATTTCAAGGCCACTGACTTGGCATTTTCCCTGTGTTAACGAGTACACAATAGCAGCAGACTGAGGGAAAAGGTCAATTATTTTACGGGGGCATCGGGTTCTGTTGTGACTAATCTGTCTGATACAAAAGTGTAACATTACACAATTATTCTAATGGACTTAGCTACATGAGTTATGTAAATACCATAATTATATATACATGACACTGTATACTGACCCCCATGATATACTAGCCTGTAtcataaaataattaaattaGCATAAAGATTCTTATTTTGAACTTACCTCTTTGCAGATGTCCTCTGTGCTCATACGGATAACTGTTCCAATCCGCAGTGGGCAGATGGTATTTGACTTGGTTCTGTTTCTCAAGCTGGGTCCCTGTCTAACCCAAGCCAGTTTTTCTTTAATGGATTGGTCCAGGTTGACTGTACACAATCTGAACTGCTCAACATCCTTCAGAGTAAACTGGAAGTCCACCTTAAGGAACCTCTCAAACAGCTCAGGGTCTCCATCCTGGTCTAGAACAGTCTCCAGACGATCTCTGagcatttggaactccagactgGTCTCACTGAACACCTCCCATAAGGACCTGGCTTGGTTGATCTCACCGTCAGTGCCATCAATGTCAGCCCTCTGCTGGCAGTCCTCTGAGCATTGCAGGATCCAGCTCAGACGGCAGGGCCAGAGGTTGGCCATCACCACCCAGGCAGCAAGGTCTTTAGCTTTGGAGAAGCCCCCGTAATTCATAGCATCCATGACGATGACTGTCACCCTTACAGAGTTTATTATCCTTCTCATATGCACATGGTTTCCCATAAGATAAACATGAAGAGGGCTGTGTTTGGTATATATGGCTTGTAATGCCTCAGTTGTTAACGCCTTGACTTTCTTGGCCCAGATCTCCCAACGGATACCATTTTCTAGTAGCTCAGTCTCACTTTTGCCCTTTCCAATGAATGGCACAAGGCTGCCTTTTTCAAATGCAGAGAACTTCCCAGCTCTGTGCTTTACTCTTTTAATACATTCCCAGTCAGGCTCTAGATGGTTGTAAGCGAGGGTTTTAAAAGCTCTGCATTTGGAGTCGGGGGACATCTCAGGCACTGAGAAGGGCAGGGTGACCATCCTGTTTAGAATGTCGTACCCGCTGGATGTCAGGCCACTGAGCCACATGGTGCTCTCCACACAGCCCACCACCACTCTGGGGTCCACAGCTAGGATGGACACGAACGGGACATTCTCCCCCGCCAGCAGAACGTTCATAGCCTCCAGGGTGCGGACCACCCTGTCCGGGCTGCAGCGGTCCAGGTGGGTGATCTCCAGCACCACACGGATCCTCCTCCCCTCGAACACCTCCATGAAGTGGATGAAGTCCACCATAACGCCCACCTCCTTCCTCACTTTGTTCATGAAGCCCATCTGGTCGCTGACAGCCGAGCTGTTCATCTGGTGCTGGATACTGCTGCCCATGGTGTAGAGCAGGTGCTTGGATGTCCGCAGAATAGTCCTCAGGGCGAAGACTgtgggaggccccagtgttgCGATGGCCATCGATTCCAGCACAGTGACCCAACTGTGTGTGCTATTTGTTTGGAGCTGAAAGCCATATAAGTAGAGCACGATACATGTGCCAATGCTGAACAATATAGTGGCAAGGACTACAACCcagagggggaggcagagcagCTTTATGGCTTTCCAATTGACCTTATCACCTTAGCTCGTGACTTTCTTTGGGTAGGGGTGCTGGGTGGCTCTATAGAGGCCCAGGGGAAATTCCCCAAAGTCACCCTGGATGGCCTTGAAGAGGCGGATCACCAACCCAGCCCAGAGTTTATCACTGCCTGCAAAGTGCCAGGCACTGAAGCACACAAAAATCCACCTCACCCTTCTCCTCCTccgctcctcttcctccctccacacGGGACGGAAGAAgatgatggagaggaggagggctaAGTAGCTAATCCATGCTGGAGGAGGGCGCTTCAACTTGTGCTTCTGTTCTCTCCACTCTGCCTCTCTGTTCATGTAAACTGTGAATGTAGAAAGAGCAACGTAATTCGATTTttagaacaaacaaaaaaacaagtcATGTGAAGTCAACTTAAGTGTTAAACTTACTCTTGATCTTCTTCAGCAGAGTTTCAGTGCGTCTGGGGCACTGGGAGAACAGACCTACAGTGGCCGGAGGTGCCACCTTGATCAATGCTCTGGACAGGCCATATGCATAGACATCGTCCAACAGGGCACCTTTTTGTTTGACCAATGTAGAGGTAGAGATGGCAAT
The DNA window shown above is from Coregonus clupeaformis isolate EN_2021a chromosome 6, ASM2061545v1, whole genome shotgun sequence and carries:
- the LOC121567404 gene encoding biogenesis of lysosome-related organelles complex 1 subunit 3-like, with amino-acid sequence MASDKYQIVVQGEASETDSDDEVYITSLSPHSTAGGQKVPGEASETDSEGEVEKARKCVIAASSENPQILRKDLTPLLVIRDNSDIQSVVEERVVSRPEHSGLYYKTLLQQKLQESNARLCTDVSQTIKQVYGNATKEIRMATTHLNSSQNGIINASHSIRLILEDLKSVSEKMDIITSCYLLPEITIPSTPTTPIPGQ